A part of Caretta caretta isolate rCarCar2 chromosome 1, rCarCar1.hap1, whole genome shotgun sequence genomic DNA contains:
- the DNAJB9 gene encoding dnaJ homolog subfamily B member 9: protein MATTQSVFTFAVCILMITELILARESYYDILGVPKNASDRQIKKAFHKLAMKYHPDKNKSPSAEAKFREIAEAYETLSDENKRKEYDQFGHGGGQGNNGSPFQQSFNFNFDDLFKDFDLFGQNQNSRSKKHFENHFRGHREAHSRQRRSFQDFSFGGGLFDDVFEDMEKMFSFSGFDNAHQHTVQTDSRFHGSSKHCRTVTQRRGNMVTTYTDCSGQ from the exons ATGGCTACCACACAGTCTGtcttcacatttgctgtctgcaTTTTAATGATAACCGAATTAATATTGGCTAGAGAAAGTTACTATGACATTTTAGGAGTTCCAAAAAATGCATCTGACCGCCAGATCAAGAAGGCATTTCACAAACTGGCCATGAAGTACCACCCAGACAAAAATAAGAGTCCTAGTGCAGAAGCAAAATTCAGAGAAATTGCAGAAG CATATGAAACGTTATCGGATGAGAATAAACGAAAAGAATATGACCAATTTGGCCATGGTGGAGGACAAGGAAATAATGGAAGCCCATTCCAACAGTCATTTAATTTCAACTTTGATGACTTGTTCAAAGATTTTGACTTGTTTGGTCAAAACCAAAACTCACGGTCAAAGAAGCATTTTGAAAATCACTTCCGGGGTCATCGGGAGGCTCACAGCAGGCAAAGACGTTCTTTCCAAGATTTCTCCTTTGGAGGTGGACTGTTTGATGATGTGTTTGAAGatatggaaaaaatgttttctttcagtgGCTTTGACAATGCACACCAGCACACAGTACAAACTGATAGCAGATTCCATGGATCTAGCAAGCATTGTAGGACTGTCACTCAGCGCCGAGGAAACATGGTTACTACATACACAGACTGTTCTGGacaataa